The Camelus ferus isolate YT-003-E chromosome 13, BCGSAC_Cfer_1.0, whole genome shotgun sequence genome segment TGATTCTCTTTGTCTCCTTCACGAGAGTTCTTCTGAGTCAAAGTCCATGTGCTATTCCTCTCTGTATCCCCTGGACCAGGGGCCCAGCACAGCAGTGATCAAGGAATGAAGTGGAATGAATGGACCAACAAATGAATTGTAGATAAGTTTGTGTCCATTAATCCTTTCCTCAACACTTTGCGTGtaaaaaatatttcctccatGGAAAGTAGCCCTAATTTATAGAGTTCACCCATGCTTGCTAACCATAGCAGGAACTTCTCTTGAAGGCACATTTTCTGataaaatttctggaattttgacAAGCAAAATGTCCACAGGAATACAGAGGGCTAGTTTGAGTGGTTCCCACACACTGATAGTTATTTCTAATTGCTTTTCAAGCATTTCCTAAAAGAGGGAGTGCAGGAATGTGCATGGTACACAGAATGATGGTGAAGACTTCCCCATATTATGGAGACAGTTCTGTACGAATGTCGTCCCTGAAAGGAGATGAAGCAAGAGAAACCTAAGCAGATGGGGTAGAAATTAACAATTACTCTGTTAAAGCATGAATGCAAGTGAagtgttactgttttttattcctttaagtgtcaagaaaggaaatagaatgagggaaaaaaaacaattaataaacattagggaaatgcaaattaaacccacaatGATGGTTACCCACCAGAATGGCTCCAACCAAATAAGACAGTAACAATCACAGATGTTgccgaggatgtggagaaattggagctcTTGTACACTGCTGCTGgtaatggtgcagccactgtggaagacaccCTGGCAGTTCCCTAAAAGGTTAAATGTAGGCTTACcacatgacctagcaattccactcctaactCTATCCCCAAGAGAACTGAGAACTTacgtccatacaaaaacttgtgcGACCCAGCAtcattcataataaccaaaaagtggaaacaacccagatgttcatctacagatgaatgggtaaacaaaatgtggtatagctgtataatggaatgttattcagcaaataaagaaatgaagaactaatacatgctataacatggatgaacctcaaaaacattattgtgatagaaatcagatgtaaaagaccacatattgtatgatcccGTTCACCATTTATATTGCGTGAGTTATTGCAGagcaaaaaataatcagaaaattccACCCTCTGGAGGTTAATGCCATTTCTTTTGCATatgcttgatttcttttttttctttctcaaattttatttttagggacTACATTAactctttatgtttttcttttaaaatttttattttttaggccCCTGGTTTGATATGTACTTAGCTGCTCGAGACCCCATTGTCCTAAACTTTAACCCATTTGTGGCGTTCAACCCTGACCCAAAGTCTGAGTACAATGACCAGCTCACCCGGGCAACCAACATGACTGTTTCTGCCATGCGGTTTCTGAAGACTCTTCGAGCGAACCTTTTAGGAGCCAGAAATATTCCACTTGAACCCTGTCAAAAGTGACACTGATACCTTCAAGAGACTCATACGCTTTGTGCCTTCCTCTCTGTCCTGGTACGGTGCCTACTTGGTCAATGCATATCCCCTGGATATGTCCCAGTATTTTCGGCTTTTCAATTCAACTCGTTTACCCAGACCCAGTCAAGATGAGCTCTTCACCGATGACAAGGCCAGGCACCTCCTGGTCCTAAGAAAAGGACATTTCTATGTCTTTGATGTCCTAGATCAAGATGAGAACATTGTGAGCGCCTCTGAAATCCAGGCTCATCTGAAGTACATTCTCTCAGACGACAGCCTGGCCCCTGAGTTCCCACTGGCGTACCTGACCACTGAGAATCGGGACATCTGGGCAGAGCTCAGGCAGAAGCTGGTGAGTAGTGGCAATGAGGAGACCCTGAGGAAAGTGGACTCTGCTGTGTTCTGTCTCTGCCTGGATGACTTCCCCATTAAGGACCTTGTCCACTTGTCCCACAACATGCTGCATGGTGACGGCACAAACCGTTGGTTTGATAAATCCTTTAACCTCATTATAGCCAAGGACGGCACTGCCGCGGTCCACTTTGAGCATGCTTGGGGCGATGGAGTTGCAGTGCTCAggttttttaatgaagtatttaaAGACAGCACTCAGGCCCCTGCTGTCACTCCACAGAGCCAGCCGGCCAGCACTGATTCTTCTGTTGCCGTACAGAAACTCCACTTCAAGCTGAATGATGCTTTAAAGTCTGGCATTAGTGTTGCTAAGGAAAAGTTTGATGCCACCATGAAAACTCTCACCATTGACTGCATCCAGTTTCAGAGAGGAGGCAAAGAATTCTTGAAAAAGCAGAAGCTGAGCCCTGACTCAGTAGCTCAGCTGGCCTTCCAGATGGCCTTTCTGCGGCAGTATGGGCAGACAGTGGCCACCTATGAGTCCTGTAGCACAGCAGCATTCAAGCATGGCCGCACCGAGACCATCCGCCCGGCCTCCACCTTCACAAAGAGATGCTCTGAGGCCTTTGTCAGGGAGCCCTCCAAGCACAGCACTGGAGAGCTTCAGCAGATGATGGCCCAGTGCGCCAAGTACCACAGCCAGCTGACCAAGGAAGCAGCGATGGgtgaggcgggggtggggagcatgCCCTTGGGCTTTGTTGCCCTCAGAGCTGGGGGTAAGCCTCAGTAATATTCTGCTCCACGTCAGATTTCCACCCCTTCACTAGGTTTAATCCTTTGGCCAactgatgattatttttttctaccttaaGCAGTCTGAACAGCCAGACTAGCCACTAGAGATCAGAATATTCTCTGCTCTGAAGCAGGGATGGGGAAGTGCATCCAACTTCACCCTCATTTAAGGTCACTTTCAGCTGTGGCACATGCTGTCTATCATTTACTGGTCATCAAACTCACTTTTGACAATGTAGGATTTCTAAGCCTGTGGCCCCTAGGAAACTGAAGCCACTGGCCCAGGCTCACACAGCAAATTAGCAGTAAAGCTGAGATCAGAACCCTGGTCAAATACCCTTTCCATTTTGTTCCGTTGACTCAATCTTGTTTTTTACACTTGACTTGGACTTGGGGTTTGAGTCCGTAGTGTGCTGTCCGCCTACTTTTCTTAACTGACTAAACTGATTcagtttcagaaatttaaaaatcattttcattttaggatGATTTTTAGCTCAGCTGTTCatggctttttttaaaaggaatattctAGAATGAACTCCAGAGGTTAGTAAGCTGAAGGTGTGCATACAGAGGGAGGCAGACCCCTCTTCCACTCTCAAGGATGCTGTGAAGGGTATTCCTACCATGGGTGGGAGATTTTACTAAGGTCCTTTTCAGTTCTGAAATTCTGAGACTCTGATTTTCCATCTTGTCTCTGACAGGCCAGGGCTTTGATCGACACTTGTTTGCTCTGCGGTACTTGGCAACAGCCAAAGGGATCAAACTGCCGGAGCTGTACCTGGACCCTGCATACGGACGGATAAACCACAACATCTTGTCCACGAGCACGCTGAACAGCCCAGCAGTGAACCTCGGCGGCTTTGCGCCTGTGGTCTCTGATGGTTTTGGCATTGGGTATGCTGTTCATGACAACTGGATAGGCTGCAACGTCTCCTCCTACC includes the following:
- the CPT2 gene encoding LOW QUALITY PROTEIN: carnitine O-palmitoyltransferase 2, mitochondrial (The sequence of the model RefSeq protein was modified relative to this genomic sequence to represent the inferred CDS: deleted 1 base in 1 codon); translated protein: MVARLLLRAWPRSPAVGRGASCRPLSAGFEPGQYLQRSIVPTMHYQDSLPRLPIPKLEDTIRRYLSAQKPLLDDDQFRKTEQFCKSFANGIGKELHEQLVAQDKQNKHTSYISGPWFDMYLAARDPIVLNFNPFVAFNPDPKSEYNDQLTRATNMTVSAMRFLKTLRANLLEPEIFHLNPVKSDTDTFKRLIRFVPSSLSWYGAYLVNAYPLDMSQYFRLFNSTRLPRPSQDELFTDDKARHLLVLRKGHFYVFDVLDQDENIVSASEIQAHLKYILSDDSLAPEFPLAYLTTENRDIWAELRQKLVSSGNEETLRKVDSAVFCLCLDDFPIKDLVHLSHNMLHGDGTNRWFDKSFNLIIAKDGTAAVHFEHAWGDGVAVLRFFNEVFKDSTQAPAVTPQSQPASTDSSVAVQKLHFKLNDALKSGISVAKEKFDATMKTLTIDCIQFQRGGKEFLKKQKLSPDSVAQLAFQMAFLRQYGQTVATYESCSTAAFKHGRTETIRPASTFTKRCSEAFVREPSKHSTGELQQMMAQCAKYHSQLTKEAAMGQGFDRHLFALRYLATAKGIKLPELYLDPAYGRINHNILSTSTLNSPAVNLGGFAPVVSDGFGIGYAVHDNWIGCNVSSYPGRNAREFLQCVEKALEDMFDALEGKAIKT